The following proteins come from a genomic window of Lolium rigidum isolate FL_2022 chromosome 5, APGP_CSIRO_Lrig_0.1, whole genome shotgun sequence:
- the LOC124652542 gene encoding probable sugar phosphate/phosphate translocator At3g14410, which translates to AAPAGKAAWRDGAVTYFHLLFYIAISGGQIFFNKWVLSSKEINFPYPVALTLLHMLFSSVVCFAATKIFKVIKIDEGMTTDVYISSVIPIGAMFAMTLWLGNSAYLYISVAFAQMLKAIMPVAVFLLGTAFGLEEMNCKMLAIMSVISVGVIVASVGEITISWVGVVYQMGGVVAEALRLIFIEIFLKKKGVRLNLISMMYYVSPCSAFCLFIPWLFLEKPKMDASVSWNFPPVTLFLNCMCTFVLNLSVFLVISRTSALTARVTGVVRDWSVVLLSAAIFADTKLTFINIVGYAIAIVGVVAYNNHKLGVKPQTNQQQSADNKVNQGSHQHVDMPLNSTKESS; encoded by the exons gcggcgccggcggggaaggcggcGTGGCGGGACGGCGCCGTCACCTACTTCCACCTCCTCTTCTACATCGCCATCTCCGGCGGCCAGATCTTCTTCAATAAG TGGGTGTTATCTTCAAAAGAGATCAACTTCCCATATCCAGTGGCTCTAACTTTGCTGCATATGTTGTTCTCGTCGGTAGTATGCTTTGCAGCTACGAAGATTTTCAAG GTCATAAAGATCGATGAGGGAATGACTACAGACGT ATATATCAGTTCAGTCATACCAATTGGAGCAATGTTTGCAATGACACTTTGGCTAGGAAATAGTGCATATCTCTACATATCTGTTGCATTTGCACAGATGTTGAAGGCAATAA TGCCTGTAGCAGTTTTTCTCCTCGGAACAGCATTTGGCCTTGAAGAAATGAACTGTAAAATGCTTGCTATCATGTCTGTCATCAGCGTTGGAGTTATTGTGGCTTCTGTTGGCGAAATTACAATTAGCTGGGTTGGAGTGGTGTACCAGATGGGTGGAGTTGTAGCAGAAGCCCTTAGACTTATCTTTATTGAGATATTTCTGAAGAAAAAGGGTGTTAGACTGAACTTGATATCCATGATGTACTACGTGAGCCCTTGCAG TGCCTTTTGCCTCTTCATTCCCTGGTTATTCTTAGAGAAGCCAAAGATGGATGCAAGTGTTTCATGGAACTTCCCGCCAGTTACATTGTTCTTAAACTGCATGTGCACTTTCGTACTTAATCTGTCAGTCTTCCTTGTGATTTCTCGGACCAGTGCACTGACAGCTCGTGTTACTGGAGTTGTGAGGGATTGGAGTGTGGTGCTGCTTTCAGCTGCTATCTTTGCTGATACAAAGCTTACCTTCATAAACATAGTTGGCTATGCTATAG CCATAGTAGGTGTTGTCGCATATAACAACCATAAGCTCGGAGTTAAGCCCCAAACAAACCAGCAGCAGAGTGCCGACAACAAAGTGAACCAAGGAAGCCATCAACACGTTGATATGCCATTGAACTCTACAAAAGAATCTTCATAA